The Streptomyces sp. NBC_00576 genome contains the following window.
GCGACGCCACGCGCTGATGTGCAGGTTGGTCATAGTGCGGCGGAGGTAGCCCCCGACCGCCGCCTTGTCGCTGATCCGCTCCCAGGCGCGGTACGTCGAGAACAGCGCGCTCTGGAGCAGGTCCTCCGCCTCGAAGCGGTCACCGGTGAGGTGGTAGGCGGTTGCGTACAGGGAGGCGCGGCGCTCCTGGACGTAGGCGGTGAACTCCGCCTCCGACAGCGAGCAACGCTCCCCCGTGGACTCCCTGTACGCCGCCCCCGTGCGCCCCGTTTCCCCCGTGGCGCCGCTTACGCTTCCCCCGGTGTGCGCGTCAACCACTGACATGTACGTGGTGTGCTGACGCCCGGTGCCGCGAACGCACCCCCGCCCGTTTACGGCACCGGACTTCTCGGTGGTCCGGGTGACGTCGTGCAGACGCGTGATCACTGCGTTCGCGCTAGTGCTGTGCAGCTTGCTCATCTCGCGCCCCCCGTCGTGGACTTCCCGGTCTTCGGCTCGGTTCGTGGTGCTTCCTTGCCTGTGCCGAGAAGCTTGCCCACGCCACTTCATGACGGTGTCCGCCGACTGTCACAGGCGTGCAACAGGGCCCCGTCTCAGGAACATCACGGCTGGGTCACAGCAACACGCGGTAGACGCCCGCGCGCACCCCCAAATCACCCGACAACCCCCTGGCAGTCGCAGCCCGGCCCGGCCATGGGCCAGAATGCATCCGTGCCTTCCCTGTTGCTGATCGAGGACGACGACGCCATCCGTACGGCCCTGGAGCTGTCTTTGACGCGCCAGGGCCACCGGGTTGCCACCGCTGCCACCGGTGAGGACGGTCTGAAGCTGCTGCGTGAGCAGCGGCCGGATCTGATCGTTCTGGACGTGATGCTGCCCGGCATCGACGGATTCGAGGTGTGCCGACGCATCCGGCGCACCGACCAACTGCCGATCATTCTGCTCACCGCGCGCAGCGACGACATCGACGTGGTCGTCGGGCTGGAGTCCGGCGCCGACGACTATGTCGTCAAACCCGTGCAGGGGCGCGTGCTCGACGCCCGTATCCGGGCCGTGCTGCGCCGCGGGGAGCGTGAGTCGAACGACTCGGCGACCTTCGGTTCGCTGGTCATCGACCGTTCGGCGATGACGGTGACGAAGAACGGCGAGGATCTGCAGCTGACGCCCACCGAG
Protein-coding sequences here:
- the afsQ1 gene encoding two-component system response regulator AfsQ1, giving the protein MPSLLLIEDDDAIRTALELSLTRQGHRVATAATGEDGLKLLREQRPDLIVLDVMLPGIDGFEVCRRIRRTDQLPIILLTARSDDIDVVVGLESGADDYVVKPVQGRVLDARIRAVLRRGERESNDSATFGSLVIDRSAMTVTKNGEDLQLTPTELRLLLELSRRPGQALSRQQLLRLVWEHDYLGDSRLVDACVQRLRAKVEDVPSSPTLIRTVRGVGYRLDSPQ
- a CDS encoding SigE family RNA polymerase sigma factor yields the protein MSKLHSTSANAVITRLHDVTRTTEKSGAVNGRGCVRGTGRQHTTYMSVVDAHTGGSVSGATGETGRTGAAYRESTGERCSLSEAEFTAYVQERRASLYATAYHLTGDRFEAEDLLQSALFSTYRAWERISDKAAVGGYLRRTMTNLHISAWRRRKLNEYPTEELPETAGDTDAMRGTELRAVLWQALARLPELQRTMLVLRYYEGRTDPEIAEILDISVGTVKSSIWRSLRRMREDEVLSFGRDEEESFGELVA